In Mercenaria mercenaria strain notata chromosome 14, MADL_Memer_1, whole genome shotgun sequence, the following are encoded in one genomic region:
- the LOC123527932 gene encoding uncharacterized protein LOC123527932 gives MTFREQMTCKTQIAVLCVLVNLCLYKAGVAGQSTCALSLEPEPAKVILKEGLTYTDDSVLTCSDGKCGKIPLRNIQNAYPDSFSSQEVAENNTGLQFNDYIEKVPSACALEKQSAKSSLATYISPTCRRFWSDRDGCCPTWRYVTFHKGPLRNISGRKCYILQIPFLRLYQYISVGICGWMQECSGRCKQQYTVQSMLAWCPGYSGLKMHHFRIPTYCSCQKS, from the exons ATGACGTTTCGCGAACAAATGACATGCAAAACACAG ATTGCTGTTTTGTGTGTTCTTGTAAATCTCTGTTTGTATAAAGCTGGAGTGGCAGGCCAGTCCACATGTGCTCTATCTCTCGAGCCGGAACCAGCGAAAGTGATACTTAAGGAAGGCTTGACATACACAGATGATAGTGTGTTAACGTGTTCTGACGGCAAATGTGGCAAAATTCC GCTTCGTAATATCCAAAACGCCTACCCAGACTCATTCTCTAGCCAGGAAGTTGCAGAGAATAATACGGGGTTACAGTTTAACGACTATATTGAAAAGGTTCCATCAGCATGTGCCTTGGAAAAGCAATCTGCAAAAAGCTCTTTAGCAACATATATCAGTCCTACATGTCGTCGTTTCTGGAGTGACCGTGATGGCTGTTGCCCCAC ATGGCGATATGTTACGTTTCACAAAGGTCCACTTAGAAACATTTCCGGAAGAAAGTGCTACATTCTTCAAATCCCATTTTTGAGACTGTACCAGTACATATCTGTTGGGATTTGCGG atgGATGCAGGAATGCAGTGGAAGATGCAAACAACAATACACAGTACAATCCATGTTAGCATGGTGTCCAGGATACAGCGGACTAAAGATGCATCATTTTAGAATTCCGACCTACTGCTCCTGTCAGAAAAGTTAA